A single genomic interval of Dromiciops gliroides isolate mDroGli1 chromosome 1, mDroGli1.pri, whole genome shotgun sequence harbors:
- the LOC122753587 gene encoding LOW QUALITY PROTEIN: 40S ribosomal protein S3-like (The sequence of the model RefSeq protein was modified relative to this genomic sequence to represent the inferred CDS: deleted 1 base in 1 codon): protein MYGCVVLYKGYKIVPNIQLTLVSSEVTEKKLRQLCISTLSEISTPTLKVPEDHRNKRLFLVAFEANNENDFTLYFFTYILLLKWAKIHTEKVATRGLCANAQAESLHYKLLGGLAMCRACYGIFHFVLESGAKGCEVVVSGKLRSQRAKSMKFVDGLMIHSRDSVKYYIDTAMHHVLLRQGVLGIKIKIMTPWDPSGKIGPKKPLSDHVNIVEPKDETLSTTPISEQNSRKTEKPAMLQPVSTA, encoded by the exons ATGTATGGCTGTGTAGTGCTCTACAAAGGCTACAAAATAGTGCCCAACATCCAGCTGACACTTGTTTCCTCAGAAGTTACtgagaaaaaactgaggcag ttgtgcatCTCAACACTTTCTGAAATCTCAACGCCAACCTTAAAAGTGCCAGAAGATCACAGAAACAAAAGGTTGTTCTTGGTAGCTTTTGAAGCCAACAATGAA aatgATTTCACATTGTACTTTTTCACATACATTTTACTCCTTAAATGGGCTAAAATTCACACTGAGAAGGTGGCCACCAGAGGTCTCTGTGCTAATGCTCAGGCTGAGTCCCTGCATTACAAGCTCCTGGGAGGCCTTGCTATGTGTAGAGCCTGCTATGGTATCTTCCACTTCGTTTTGGAGAGTGGAGCAAAGGGATGTGAGGTGGTGGTGTCTGGTAAACTCAGAAGCCAGAGGGCCAAGTCCATGAAGTTTGTGGATGGTCTGATGATCCATAGTAGAGAC TCCGTCAAATACTACATAGACACAGCTATGCACCATGTCCTCCTCAGACAGGGTGTATTGGgaattaaaatcaaaataatgacaCCCTGGGACCCAAGTGGCAAGATTGGCCCCAAGAAGCCCCTGTCTGACCATGTGAACATTGTAGAGCCCAAGGATGAGACTCTTTCTACCACCCCCATCTCAGAGCAGAACAGTAGGAAGACAGAGAAACCCGCTATGCTCCAGCCAGTGTCCACTGCATAA